Proteins encoded within one genomic window of Bombina bombina isolate aBomBom1 chromosome 1, aBomBom1.pri, whole genome shotgun sequence:
- the LOC128645670 gene encoding nematocyst expressed protein 3-like produces MTPGKIPGQRNILPLALRGSQDSHEGSMYFPPPPTTQSHGSQGFYPQTMPQEVPIGQAEWSHNGHQWDYQPTMRAPPSSAIGRALSSSAIERAPPSSAIGLAPPSEDGNIAESTSAPQAPSDAGDPAPHEPAVEASPAPHEPKVEAGPAPHEPAVEAGPAPHEPAVEADPAPPATADAGDPAPQAPRSPAAQEHALYSPLHEEYIALQRRLITNTESIQRGQ; encoded by the coding sequence atgacccctggcaagattcctggccagaggaatatcctccctttggctttgagggggagccaagacagccacgaagggtccatgtatttcccccccccccccacgacacaatctcatggcagtcagggattttacccacagacaatgccacaggaagtgccaattggacaggctgagtggtcacacaatggtcatcagtgggactatcaaccaaccatgagagctccaccatcatcagcaattggacgagctctaTCATCATCAGCAATTGAACGAGCTCCACCATCATCAGCAATTGGACTAGCTCCACCATCGgaagatggaaatatagcagaatctacatctgcacctcaagcaccatcagatgcaggtgaccctgccccacatgaaccagcagttgaagctagccctgccccacatgaaccaaaagttgaagctggccctgccccacatgaaccagcagttgaagctggccctgccccacatgaaccagcagttgaagctgaccctgcacctccagcaacagcagatgcaggtgaccctgccccacaagcacctagaagccctgctgctcaagagcatgcattgtattctcccttgcatgaggaatacattgcactccagaggaggctcataacaaacacagagagcatacaaagaggccaatag